A genomic window from Arthrobacter globiformis includes:
- a CDS encoding gluconokinase, which translates to MITNLPPLIVMGVSGCGKSTVGALLGERLGVPFFDGDDFHPAENKAKMASGTPLNDEDRAPWLAEIGAGLATPADGAGTRIIACSALKRSYRDLLRSFAPDLVFIHLTGEAATISGRISGRAHEYMPSSLLASQLATLEPLGADEVHIPVDILGDPASLVDGIVRELELS; encoded by the coding sequence ATGATCACGAACCTGCCGCCCCTGATTGTCATGGGCGTCTCCGGCTGCGGAAAGTCGACCGTCGGCGCGCTGCTGGGCGAGCGTCTGGGCGTGCCCTTCTTCGACGGGGACGACTTTCATCCGGCCGAAAACAAGGCCAAGATGGCAAGCGGCACACCGCTGAATGACGAGGACAGGGCGCCCTGGCTCGCCGAAATCGGTGCGGGGCTGGCAACGCCCGCCGACGGAGCGGGCACGCGCATCATCGCCTGCTCGGCGCTCAAGCGCAGCTACCGGGACCTGCTGCGCAGCTTCGCACCTGACCTGGTGTTCATCCACCTCACCGGCGAGGCCGCCACCATTTCGGGCCGGATCAGCGGCAGGGCGCACGAATACATGCCCAGCAGCCTCCTGGCTTCACAGCTTGCGACGCTGGAGCCGCTGGGGGCCGATGAGGTGCATATTCCCGTGGATATCCTCGGCGATCCGGCATCGCTGGTGGACGGCATCGTCCGCGAGCTGGAACTTTCATAG
- a CDS encoding L-idonate 5-dehydrogenase, with product MTHAETATAGATTAASSTAAQTALPVSGPAVVAHGKGDLRIEEIPLKVPAPDEAVVEVLYGGICGSDLHYWLHGAAGESILKAPLVLGHEISGRVVRAAGDGTGPGAGTPVAVHPATPGPGAGPDAPRYPAGRPNLSPGCTYLGSAARFPHTDGAFSRYVNLPTRMLRALPETLDLRRAALIEPASVAWHAVSRAGDVAGKTAMVIGSGPIGALAVAVLKRAGAARIVAVDMHAKPLEIAAAVGADEVLNAADAEAIAAVQADVVIESSGNHHGLASAIQGAARGGTVVMVGLLPTGAQPVLISLAITRELDLKGSFRFNDEIDEVITALTDGTLHIGPVITHDYPVTNALEAFDIARNSAQSGKVLLNFAS from the coding sequence ATGACACACGCAGAGACAGCAACAGCAGGAGCAACAACAGCAGCATCGTCGACGGCGGCGCAAACCGCTTTGCCGGTATCGGGTCCGGCGGTCGTGGCGCATGGCAAGGGGGATCTGCGGATCGAGGAGATCCCGCTGAAGGTGCCGGCGCCGGACGAGGCCGTGGTGGAGGTGCTGTATGGGGGGATTTGCGGGTCGGACCTGCATTACTGGCTGCACGGCGCGGCGGGGGAGTCCATCCTGAAGGCGCCGTTGGTGCTGGGGCATGAGATTTCCGGGCGGGTGGTCCGGGCCGCGGGGGACGGGACCGGCCCGGGAGCGGGGACGCCGGTGGCGGTGCACCCGGCCACTCCGGGCCCCGGTGCGGGTCCTGACGCGCCGCGGTATCCGGCGGGGCGGCCGAACTTGTCCCCGGGCTGCACGTACCTGGGCTCCGCGGCGAGGTTCCCGCACACGGACGGGGCGTTCAGCCGGTACGTGAACCTCCCCACTCGGATGCTCCGTGCCCTGCCCGAAACCCTGGACTTGCGGAGGGCGGCGCTGATCGAACCGGCCAGTGTGGCGTGGCATGCGGTGTCCCGGGCCGGGGACGTGGCCGGCAAAACCGCCATGGTCATCGGGTCCGGCCCGATCGGGGCGTTGGCCGTCGCGGTCCTCAAACGCGCCGGTGCTGCCCGGATCGTCGCGGTGGACATGCACGCCAAACCCTTGGAAATCGCCGCGGCGGTGGGCGCGGACGAGGTCCTGAACGCGGCCGACGCGGAGGCGATCGCCGCGGTCCAGGCCGACGTCGTGATCGAGTCCTCCGGGAACCACCACGGCCTGGCCTCCGCGATCCAGGGCGCGGCCCGGGGCGGGACCGTGGTAATGGTCGGGCTGCTGCCCACCGGAGCCCAGCCGGTCCTGATCTCCCTGGCCATCACCCGGGAACTGGACCTCAAAGGCTCGTTCCGGTTCAACGACGAAATCGACGAGGTCATCACCGCCCTGACCGACGGCACCCTGCACATCGGCCCCGTCATCACCCACGACTACCCCGTCACCAACGCCCTCGAAGCCTTCGACATCGCCCGCAACTCCGCCCAATCCGGCAAAGTCCTCCTCAACTTCGCCAGCTAA
- a CDS encoding SDR family oxidoreductase translates to MTSLFDLTGRVALVTGSSRGIGNALARALADAGATVVLNGVNAERLKAAEAVMAAGYAPGRVHSVAFDVTDDAAAAAGVAWVEEHVGPLEVLVNNAGIQHRVPMLELDVKDWERVISTDLTSAFLVGREAARHMIPRGRGKIINICSVQTDLARPTIAPYVAAKGGLRNLTRAMTAEWAGSGLQINGIAPGYIHTEMTQNLVDDEQFNAWILGRTPAARWGTVQDLAGPAVWLASSGSDFVNGQTIFIDGGMTVVV, encoded by the coding sequence ATGACGTCACTTTTTGATTTGACCGGGCGGGTTGCGTTGGTGACTGGTTCGAGTCGGGGGATTGGTAATGCGTTGGCGCGGGCGTTGGCTGATGCCGGTGCGACGGTGGTGCTGAATGGTGTGAATGCTGAGCGGTTGAAGGCTGCGGAGGCGGTGATGGCGGCCGGGTACGCGCCGGGGCGGGTGCACAGTGTGGCGTTTGATGTCACGGACGATGCGGCGGCCGCGGCGGGTGTGGCGTGGGTGGAGGAGCATGTGGGTCCGTTGGAGGTGCTGGTGAACAATGCCGGGATCCAGCACCGGGTGCCGATGCTGGAGTTGGACGTGAAGGACTGGGAGCGGGTGATTTCCACGGACCTGACCAGCGCGTTCCTGGTGGGCCGGGAGGCCGCGCGGCACATGATTCCGCGGGGCAGGGGGAAGATCATTAACATCTGTTCGGTGCAGACGGACCTGGCCCGGCCCACGATCGCGCCGTATGTTGCGGCGAAGGGCGGGTTGCGGAACCTGACCCGGGCGATGACCGCGGAGTGGGCGGGGTCGGGGTTGCAGATCAACGGGATCGCGCCGGGGTATATCCATACCGAGATGACGCAGAACCTGGTGGATGATGAGCAGTTTAATGCCTGGATTCTGGGCCGGACCCCGGCGGCGCGGTGGGGCACGGTGCAGGACCTGGCGGGTCCGGCGGTGTGGCTGGCCTCGTCCGGGTCGGATTTCGTGAACGGGCAGACGATCTTTATCGACGGCGGAATGACGGTGGTGGTCTGA
- a CDS encoding 2-hydroxyacid dehydrogenase, with the protein MQPVRTVSFPDRQLLADLAPLPEGLRGVVWDMKSGPEDATLGEIDGVILPYINAGAVLGSLAQVDGLKFVQTQSTGYDGVIEAAGPAAGVANASGVHAAATAELAVGLILAKLRGIDQAVRDQQYGLWRPERRQSLADRRVLLVGVGGIGHEIARRLEPFEVTVTRVGSTARTDEHGEVHASADLPALAATHDILVTVLPLNEHTHQLIGEEVLAALPDGALVVNVGRGPVVDTAALTKEVLSGRLQCALDVVDPEPLPQDHPLWSAPNALITPHIGGNTSAFEPRILKLLRRQLEALAAGQTPANLVQKGPFA; encoded by the coding sequence ATGCAACCAGTACGCACCGTCAGCTTCCCCGACCGGCAACTGCTCGCCGATCTCGCACCCCTTCCTGAGGGGCTGAGAGGTGTTGTCTGGGACATGAAGTCGGGTCCCGAAGACGCAACGCTGGGAGAGATCGACGGCGTCATCCTCCCGTACATCAACGCCGGCGCGGTTCTGGGATCGCTCGCCCAAGTGGACGGACTGAAGTTCGTCCAGACGCAGTCCACCGGATACGACGGCGTCATTGAGGCCGCCGGTCCGGCCGCCGGCGTCGCCAACGCCTCCGGCGTGCATGCAGCGGCGACGGCGGAACTTGCGGTGGGTCTGATCCTCGCCAAACTGCGCGGCATCGACCAGGCCGTCCGCGACCAGCAGTACGGCCTCTGGCGGCCGGAACGGCGCCAGTCCCTGGCGGACCGCCGCGTGCTGCTGGTGGGCGTCGGCGGGATCGGCCACGAGATCGCCCGCCGGCTCGAGCCCTTCGAGGTCACGGTCACACGGGTCGGAAGCACGGCGCGGACCGACGAGCACGGCGAGGTCCACGCCTCCGCGGACCTGCCCGCGCTCGCCGCCACGCACGACATCCTGGTCACGGTGCTGCCGCTGAACGAGCACACCCACCAGCTGATCGGCGAGGAAGTCCTCGCCGCCCTGCCCGACGGCGCCCTCGTGGTGAACGTGGGACGCGGCCCGGTGGTGGATACGGCAGCCCTGACCAAGGAAGTCCTGTCCGGCCGCCTGCAGTGCGCCCTCGACGTCGTCGATCCCGAACCGCTGCCGCAGGACCACCCGCTGTGGTCCGCGCCCAACGCCCTCATCACACCCCATATTGGCGGCAACACGTCCGCCTTCGAGCCGCGGATCCTGAAGCTCCTGCGGCGGCAGCTCGAAGCGCTGGCCGCCGGACAGACCCCCGCCAACCTGGTTCAGAAGGGCCCCTTCGCATGA
- a CDS encoding SDR family oxidoreductase, whose translation MPFSDYSTALVTGASTGMGAAIAERLAKRGLTVHAVARNEERLNDLADKTGAIPHVVDLTDTAALTAAVGNLEIDVLVNCAGVSRPGNILDSSASDIDELVDVNLRGLLQLTRLVLPGMVERDRGHVINISSIAGLYNFYGHTVYHATKAAVHQVSRQLRNDTVGKRIRVTEICPGRVETEIFGRNMGGTPEAMEEAWKTYYEGYESLTTDDIVNAMDYAIETPRHVNVGMLELMPTFQVPGGLTFDRR comes from the coding sequence ATGCCGTTTTCAGACTACTCAACCGCCCTCGTCACCGGCGCCTCAACCGGGATGGGTGCCGCGATCGCCGAGCGCCTGGCTAAGCGCGGACTCACCGTCCACGCCGTGGCCCGCAACGAGGAACGCCTGAACGACCTCGCCGACAAGACCGGCGCCATTCCCCACGTCGTCGACCTGACCGACACCGCGGCCCTGACGGCCGCCGTCGGAAATCTCGAAATCGACGTCCTGGTGAACTGCGCCGGCGTGTCCCGGCCCGGCAACATCCTGGACTCCTCGGCGAGCGACATCGACGAACTCGTGGACGTCAACCTCCGCGGCCTGCTCCAGCTCACCCGCCTGGTCCTGCCGGGCATGGTGGAACGCGACCGCGGCCATGTCATCAACATCAGCTCCATCGCCGGCCTGTACAACTTCTACGGCCACACGGTCTACCACGCCACCAAGGCCGCCGTGCACCAGGTCTCACGCCAGCTGCGCAACGACACCGTGGGCAAGCGCATCCGTGTCACCGAGATCTGCCCAGGACGCGTCGAGACGGAGATCTTCGGGCGCAACATGGGCGGTACGCCTGAGGCCATGGAAGAGGCCTGGAAGACGTACTACGAGGGCTACGAATCCCTGACCACCGACGACATCGTCAATGCCATGGATTACGCCATCGAAACGCCGCGCCACGTGAACGTTGGCATGCTGGAACTCATGCCCACCTTCCAGGTCCCCGGCGGGCTCACGTTCGACCGGCGCTAA
- a CDS encoding MFS transporter — translation MAVLGIPSYALIATGNMALAILGACLMAVVFAGHTAVIHILIVELFPTRVRYSAYGLGYNVSSALFGGTAPLLMTWLISSTGNIYMPAFYAVITALGTLAAVSTVKDRAHLPLRDA, via the coding sequence ATGGCTGTCCTCGGCATCCCCTCCTACGCACTCATCGCCACCGGCAACATGGCCCTGGCCATCCTGGGCGCCTGCCTCATGGCCGTCGTCTTCGCCGGGCACACCGCGGTGATCCACATCCTGATCGTGGAACTGTTCCCCACCCGCGTCCGGTACTCTGCCTACGGCCTGGGCTACAACGTCTCCTCGGCACTCTTCGGCGGAACCGCCCCGCTGCTGATGACCTGGCTGATCTCCTCGACTGGCAACATCTACATGCCCGCCTTCTACGCCGTCATCACCGCGCTCGGCACGCTGGCGGCCGTCAGCACCGTCAAGGACCGCGCGCACCTTCCGCTGCGCGACGCCTAA
- a CDS encoding 5-oxoprolinase subunit C family protein — MSGSLIIQQPGNSVVTDLGRFRGPRFGLPVNGALDQFSARAANILAANADNAPLLEITALDFRMRATTDLLIAVTGAPLTLTVGGRECPQWEPVSVRAGETVAVRRITGGLRAYLAVHGSVEAPALLGSCAPDTVIGFGLRLSEGNELKTSRSVGPIRQPYFDLPLFRLGLTRPEFSSRAVIDVTDGPDVAEFGDTAELLFNTEYTVSARSNHIGLRLGGALPERQSSAEVLSRGVPVGAIEVPSREELLVLHRGRGVTAGYPVLAVVTSRSLDTLAQARPGHTVTFRKTTVPEATAKHRAALRELENLRSRVSTVFALLGIGKDPGWPELVPAAGS; from the coding sequence ATGAGCGGATCACTGATCATCCAGCAGCCCGGAAACTCCGTGGTCACGGACCTGGGCCGCTTCCGCGGACCCCGGTTCGGGCTTCCCGTCAACGGGGCGCTTGATCAGTTCTCGGCACGGGCGGCGAACATCCTCGCCGCCAACGCCGACAACGCCCCGCTTCTGGAAATAACTGCCCTGGACTTCCGGATGCGGGCCACCACGGACCTCCTCATAGCAGTCACCGGCGCGCCGCTGACCCTCACGGTGGGTGGGCGCGAATGCCCGCAGTGGGAACCGGTGTCGGTGCGTGCCGGGGAAACCGTGGCGGTGCGCCGCATCACCGGCGGCCTCCGCGCCTACCTTGCCGTTCACGGTTCGGTCGAGGCGCCGGCGCTGCTGGGAAGCTGTGCCCCCGATACGGTCATCGGCTTCGGCCTTCGGCTCTCCGAGGGTAACGAGCTGAAGACCTCCAGGAGCGTCGGACCAATCCGGCAACCATACTTTGACCTTCCGCTGTTCCGGCTGGGGCTGACCCGGCCCGAGTTCAGCAGCCGGGCGGTCATTGACGTCACGGACGGTCCGGACGTTGCAGAATTCGGCGACACAGCAGAGCTGCTGTTCAACACCGAATACACCGTCAGCGCCCGGAGCAACCACATCGGGCTGCGCCTCGGCGGGGCGCTTCCCGAACGCCAATCGTCAGCCGAAGTGCTGTCGCGCGGCGTACCGGTGGGAGCCATCGAGGTTCCCTCCAGGGAAGAGCTGCTGGTGCTGCACCGGGGACGCGGAGTCACCGCCGGGTACCCCGTCCTGGCAGTGGTCACCAGCCGCTCGCTCGACACCCTCGCCCAGGCCCGGCCCGGGCACACCGTCACCTTCCGCAAGACCACCGTCCCCGAAGCCACAGCAAAGCATCGGGCAGCGTTACGGGAACTGGAAAACCTCCGCTCCCGAGTCAGCACAGTCTTCGCCCTCCTTGGTATCGGCAAGGATCCCGGATGGCCGGAACTCGTACCGGCAGCCGGCAGCTAA
- a CDS encoding 5-oxoprolinase subunit B family protein has product MAATPNPTPVEIFESGDSALRVVASSADTEANWSTVHSLAQWLETAGADGVHGAVPTYDSLLVEFDPGVTSARQVRAFVLLGLRQLEHVGAPARTPREFSVPVVYGGEYGPDLERVAEHEQLSVEDIIALHTAKSYVIRCLGAPAGSPMMDGPDFPLPVPRLKDPRLSVPAGAVAVAGRQAVIAPAVAPGGWCVIGQTPLTVLDAASEPLVPYLPGDLLTFRQIQPEQFADYAGRKLEAAR; this is encoded by the coding sequence ATGGCTGCCACCCCAAATCCGACTCCCGTGGAGATCTTCGAGTCCGGGGATTCGGCCCTGCGGGTCGTCGCCTCCTCCGCTGACACGGAGGCCAACTGGAGCACCGTCCACTCCCTCGCGCAGTGGCTTGAGACTGCAGGGGCCGACGGCGTACACGGCGCAGTGCCGACGTACGACTCGCTGCTCGTGGAATTTGACCCCGGGGTCACCTCGGCACGACAGGTCCGGGCCTTCGTCCTCCTTGGCCTGCGCCAGCTTGAGCACGTCGGCGCACCCGCCCGCACGCCCCGCGAATTCAGCGTTCCGGTGGTTTACGGTGGCGAGTACGGTCCGGACCTGGAGCGCGTCGCCGAGCACGAGCAGCTCTCCGTGGAGGACATCATCGCCCTGCACACGGCCAAGTCCTACGTCATCCGTTGCCTCGGTGCCCCTGCGGGTTCACCCATGATGGACGGCCCCGATTTTCCGCTCCCCGTTCCGCGGCTGAAGGACCCACGGCTGTCCGTTCCGGCAGGCGCCGTGGCCGTCGCCGGCCGGCAGGCCGTCATCGCCCCGGCGGTGGCTCCCGGCGGATGGTGCGTCATCGGACAGACCCCGCTGACCGTCCTTGACGCCGCCAGCGAGCCGCTGGTTCCCTACCTGCCCGGCGACCTCCTCACGTTCCGCCAGATCCAGCCGGAACAGTTCGCGGACTACGCGGGCCGGAAACTGGAGGCAGCACGATGA
- a CDS encoding LamB/YcsF family protein yields the protein MGPTVDLVADLGEGFGAYSMGDDAALLEVVSSANIACGFHAGDPDIMHATVAECVRRRVSIGAHPSFPDLRGFGRRAMDLTADEVRNDVLYQFGALSAFAAYHGTSVAHIAPHGRLGNLVATRPDYAAAVADAAARLNPGLIVLAQDGELASAAAERQLPVGIVGIADRAYEADGTLVPRGRPGAVIHDPAAIVERTVRMVCEGLIETVAGTDLPIVADTVLLHGDTPGAVQLARQVRAELENAGVTIAPLAQVLAAKEKVA from the coding sequence ATGGGACCCACAGTTGATCTCGTCGCAGATCTTGGAGAAGGCTTCGGCGCCTACTCGATGGGCGACGACGCGGCCTTGCTCGAGGTGGTTTCCAGTGCCAACATCGCCTGCGGCTTCCACGCCGGTGACCCGGACATCATGCACGCCACAGTCGCTGAATGTGTCCGCCGCCGCGTCAGCATCGGGGCGCACCCGAGCTTCCCGGACCTGCGTGGCTTTGGCCGGCGCGCCATGGACCTGACGGCCGACGAGGTCCGCAACGACGTCCTGTACCAGTTCGGTGCGCTGAGCGCATTCGCCGCGTACCACGGCACCAGCGTCGCCCACATTGCGCCGCACGGACGCCTGGGCAACCTCGTTGCCACCCGCCCCGACTACGCAGCGGCCGTGGCCGACGCCGCCGCCCGACTGAACCCCGGCCTCATCGTCCTGGCGCAGGACGGCGAACTGGCCTCCGCCGCCGCCGAACGGCAGCTCCCGGTGGGTATCGTCGGGATCGCCGACCGCGCCTACGAAGCCGACGGCACCCTGGTGCCCCGCGGCCGCCCCGGCGCCGTGATCCACGATCCTGCGGCCATCGTGGAGCGCACCGTGCGGATGGTCTGCGAAGGTCTCATCGAGACCGTCGCCGGCACGGACCTGCCGATCGTTGCCGACACCGTACTCCTGCACGGGGACACCCCCGGCGCCGTGCAGCTGGCCCGCCAGGTCCGCGCCGAACTGGAGAACGCCGGCGTGACCATCGCCCCGCTTGCCCAGGTGCTGGCCGCCAAAGAGAAGGTCGCCTGA
- a CDS encoding LysR substrate-binding domain-containing protein, translating into MDTRKLAYFVQIVDSGSITKAAAALHVAQPALSQQVSALETDLKQRLLIRSKQGVQPTAAGHTLYRHAQSILRLVAQARQDVAKSGAAPSGRVSIAIAPYSMASSLTPQIISEVARRYPDIVLHVTEIYGGVLSEAIKNGRLDMALIYEPGPIRGVLFTTMIVEDLHLVVNAARTDLNAENGEITLEEVARLGLFLPEKIHTLRQAVEKGFDSKGLKLQLVGEVESVPSIARLLRADLGATIMPKSAADALFHEEDFHVLRIVDPALQCKIALCTPDHDPLSEAASAVLLVLKEMLQEMLSNKYGR; encoded by the coding sequence GTGGATACCAGGAAACTTGCGTACTTTGTACAGATCGTGGATTCGGGGAGCATCACCAAGGCGGCGGCCGCACTTCATGTGGCACAGCCGGCCCTGAGCCAGCAGGTCTCGGCGCTGGAGACTGATCTGAAGCAGCGGCTGCTGATCCGCAGCAAGCAGGGCGTGCAGCCAACGGCCGCCGGGCACACGCTCTACCGCCACGCCCAGTCCATCCTTCGGCTCGTCGCGCAGGCCAGGCAGGACGTTGCCAAGTCCGGGGCCGCCCCGTCAGGCAGGGTGTCCATCGCCATTGCGCCCTACAGCATGGCCTCGAGCCTGACACCTCAGATCATCAGCGAAGTGGCCCGCCGGTACCCGGATATCGTCCTGCACGTCACGGAAATCTATGGCGGTGTCCTGAGTGAAGCCATCAAGAACGGTCGGCTGGACATGGCCCTCATCTACGAACCGGGCCCCATCCGCGGCGTCCTCTTCACCACGATGATCGTCGAGGACCTGCACCTGGTGGTCAACGCCGCCAGAACGGATCTCAACGCCGAGAACGGCGAGATTACGCTGGAGGAGGTGGCCCGTCTGGGACTCTTCCTCCCCGAGAAGATCCACACCCTCCGCCAGGCCGTGGAGAAGGGCTTTGACAGCAAAGGGCTGAAGCTCCAGCTCGTGGGCGAGGTGGAGTCGGTGCCGTCAATTGCCCGTCTCCTGCGGGCGGACCTGGGGGCCACCATCATGCCCAAGTCGGCGGCGGACGCGCTGTTCCATGAGGAGGACTTCCACGTCCTGCGGATCGTGGACCCCGCACTGCAGTGCAAGATCGCGCTGTGCACGCCCGATCACGATCCCCTCTCGGAGGCGGCGTCGGCTGTACTCCTGGTGCTGAAGGAAATGCTGCAGGAAATGCTCAGCAATAAGTATGGCCGGTAG
- a CDS encoding HNH endonuclease: protein MDGFENSAVTAGAPRVVLQAAAVPGTLLPDAVFPLAAFPEDAFADDGIPYDDDLNAVYPASFPEDPFPEVLFADCPFGEDLFDDIPFDDGVRSTAATTWHASAGACVQDPAITSGSFLPAADLTADNAGLIDQIHVYENFKCWAAGQQARLSVAFEARLRQEQSDRGTLRAEDLGKDRTKEHGLGAAEQIALARRESPNRGGRLLGMAKALVQMPHTLAALDTGQLNEECVMHVVKETDCLSPADRAAVDEELAADTGTFTGAGTRTIVGAVRAAATRRDPRSVAQRASHAATERTVSLRPAPDTMTYLTALLPVHQGVAVYAALTRHAGALHAAGDTRSLGQIKADTLVEWTTGTPGGITGIEINLVMTDHTLLQGDSEPARIPGYGTVPADFARNLIIQGRGEQGSVQPAADGSTAGLKELKTWIRRLYTAPGTGNLVAMDSRRRLFPAPLRRFIQIRDDTCRTPYCDAPIRHHDHIIPWHDGGPTTLANGAGLCEACNHTKERPGWKVKPRPGPRHTIELTTPTGHTYRSTAPPLPGTGPAGIGRSESSRPGTWARETRQSEQPDPAP, encoded by the coding sequence ATGGACGGCTTCGAGAATTCAGCGGTGACAGCAGGGGCGCCCCGCGTCGTTCTGCAGGCTGCCGCGGTTCCTGGCACCCTTCTTCCAGACGCCGTCTTTCCGCTTGCCGCTTTTCCGGAGGATGCGTTCGCGGACGACGGGATTCCGTATGACGATGACCTCAACGCCGTGTATCCGGCATCGTTTCCGGAGGACCCCTTTCCCGAGGTTCTGTTTGCCGACTGCCCTTTCGGCGAAGACCTCTTTGACGACATCCCTTTTGACGACGGCGTTCGCTCCACCGCCGCTACTACCTGGCACGCTAGTGCCGGTGCCTGCGTCCAGGACCCTGCAATAACCTCGGGTTCGTTTCTCCCCGCAGCTGACCTCACCGCTGACAATGCCGGTCTAATCGACCAGATCCATGTTTACGAGAACTTCAAGTGCTGGGCCGCCGGCCAACAGGCGCGGCTTTCGGTGGCCTTCGAGGCCCGGCTCCGTCAGGAACAGTCCGACCGGGGGACACTGAGAGCCGAAGACCTGGGCAAAGACCGTACCAAGGAGCACGGCCTGGGCGCGGCCGAACAGATCGCACTGGCCCGGCGCGAATCCCCGAACCGCGGCGGCCGGCTGCTTGGGATGGCGAAGGCGCTGGTGCAGATGCCCCATACCCTGGCCGCGCTGGACACCGGGCAGCTCAACGAAGAGTGTGTCATGCATGTCGTGAAAGAGACCGACTGTCTGAGCCCGGCTGACCGGGCGGCGGTCGACGAGGAGCTCGCCGCCGACACCGGAACCTTCACCGGGGCCGGGACCCGGACCATTGTGGGGGCGGTCCGCGCCGCCGCCACCCGCAGGGACCCCCGCTCTGTCGCTCAGCGCGCCAGCCACGCCGCAACCGAACGGACCGTCAGCCTCCGGCCCGCGCCGGACACCATGACGTACCTGACGGCACTGCTCCCCGTCCACCAAGGCGTCGCCGTCTACGCGGCCCTCACCCGGCACGCCGGTGCCCTCCACGCCGCCGGGGACACACGCTCCTTGGGCCAGATCAAAGCCGACACCCTGGTCGAATGGACCACCGGCACCCCCGGCGGCATCACCGGTATCGAAATCAACCTCGTCATGACCGACCACACCCTCCTGCAGGGCGACAGCGAACCCGCCCGGATCCCTGGCTACGGCACCGTCCCCGCAGACTTCGCCCGCAACCTCATCATCCAGGGACGAGGAGAGCAGGGTAGCGTCCAGCCAGCCGCCGACGGTTCAACCGCCGGTCTGAAGGAGCTCAAGACCTGGATCCGGCGGCTCTACACCGCCCCCGGGACCGGCAACCTCGTGGCCATGGACTCGCGAAGGCGGCTCTTTCCGGCACCGCTGCGCCGGTTTATCCAGATCCGGGATGACACCTGCCGGACCCCCTACTGCGACGCCCCCATCCGCCACCACGACCACATCATCCCCTGGCACGACGGCGGCCCCACCACGTTGGCCAACGGCGCCGGACTGTGCGAGGCGTGCAACCACACCAAAGAACGCCCCGGCTGGAAAGTGAAGCCCAGACCAG